The genomic interval CCAGCGTATCGGCCAGGAAGAACGTACCCTTGCGAGTGCTCAAAATGTGCATAGCGCCGAAGTGCTTGTATTCTTCGCGGATACCGATGATTTCCTTGGCGAGTTCAATCGTTTCGGAATACTTGGAGTAACCACCGGAAATGAGGGCGTCAGCATCGCCAACCTTCACCATCATCATACCGAAGTGGTTCGGTTCAAACATGTCGTCGCGGGCTTCGTCGAGCGTCACACCGTTACGGCCGTTTTCTTCGGCGTAGATTTCAGCATACTTGCGACGGCGTTCGAATTCTTCCGGAGAACGCGGGTTCACAATCTTGATGCCCGTAAGGTCGAGCTGTTCGCGCTGGGCAATAATCTGAATACGTTCGGGGTTACCGAGCAGAATCGGGTGTGCAACGCCTTCGGTCTTGGCCTGCACCGCAGCCTTGAGCATGTTGAGGTTGCTTTCGGCAAACACCACGCGCTTCGGGTTGCTGCGGGCCGTATCACTGAACTGACGGATAAGCTTGTTATCGTAGCCCATCATGTCGCGCAGACGGTCATAGTAGGCATCCCAATCGGTAATGGGCTTGCGGGCCACGCCACTTTCGATAGCGGCCTTAGCCACAGCGATAGACACGTCGGTCAACAGGCGCGGATCCAGCGGCTTCGGAATCAAGTATTCCTTACCGAAGGTAAAGCGCTGGGAGTTGTAAGCAATGTTCACCACATCCGGAACCGGCTTGTGGGCAAGAGCAGCAATGGCGCGCACGGCGGCGTGCTTCATGTGTTCGTTGATGCAGGTAGCGCGAACGTCGAGGGCGCCACGGAAAATGTACGGGAAACCAATAACGTTGTTTACCTGATTCGGATAGTCGCTGCGGCCCGTTGCAAAAATCAAGTCGCCACGGCTTGCCATGGCTTCTTCGTAGCTGATTTCGGGGTTCGGGTTGGCGAGAGCGAAAACAATCGGCTGGTCAGCCATGCTGCGGACCATTTCACGAGTCAGGACGTTAGCCTTGGAGAGGCCGACGAACACATCGGCGCCCTTCATGGCGTCTTCGAGCGTTTCGATATCGGTGCGGTCGGTCGCAAAGAAAGCCTTCGCTTCGGTAAGGCCCTTGCGGTCCTTGCGAATAACACCCTTACTGTCGCACATCACCAAGTTTTCTTTCTTGAGACCGAGCGACAAGTAGAGTCGCGTGCAGGCGCAAGCGGCTGCACCCGCACCGTTCACCACCATCTTCACGTTGCGAATGCTCTTGCCAGCCACTTCGATTGCGTTCAAGAGGCCTGCAGAAGAAATGATAGCCGTACCGTGCTGGTCATCGTGCATCACGGGGATATCAAGTTCAGCCTTCAAGGTATCTTCGATTTCGAAGCATTCCGGAGCCTTGATGTCTTCGAGGTTGATGCCGCCGAACGTCGGGGCAATACCCTTCACGATTTCGATAAACTTCTTCGGATCTTTTTCGTTGATTTCGATGTCGAACACATCGATGCCAGCGTAAATCTTGAAGAGGAGAGCCTTACCTTCCATCACCGGCTTACCAGCGAGGGCGCCAATGTCGCCGAGGCCAAGCACTGCCGTACCGTTACTGATCACAGCAACGAGGTTTCCCTTACCGGTGTATTCGTAAGCGAGGTTGTTATCCTTTTCAATTTCCAAGCAAGGAGCAGCTACACCCGGAGTGTATGCAAGGCCCAAGTCGGTCTGCGTGCTATGCGGCTTGGTCGGCACGATTTCGATTTTGCCGGGCTTGCCCATGGCGTGGTATTCGAGAGCTTTTTCTTTTAAATCCTTGCTCATTCTTTTCTCCTTGTTTTCGCCAGCATCTAAAGCCGCGAAAGTTCAATTTTCGGGCGCAAAAATAGAAAAAAGAAAGGGTACTGTAAAGATTTCAATACCCATTTAAGAAAGATGTATTTTTTAGCCGTCCAAAGGGAGCCGAAACGCCCTTTTTAGGCCGCTTTTTACTATTAGATTCGTGAGCAACAAGCGCCTCGTATTAACGAGGCGTGGTTGCGAGAGTGAGCGCTATGGGGACGTACTTAACTAGATTGGGCGCGAACGGTCTGTTATATTCTCATCGAAATGTCGAGAGCCTTTACACTATGTGTAAGAGCGCCGACCGAAATATAGTCAAGACCCAGGGTCGCGATTTCCTTGGCGCGTTCAAGCGTCATGTTGCCGGAACCTTCGACCAGGCACTTGTCGCCGCTTTCCTTGATAATCTTCAAAGCTTCGGCCATCATTTCATTGCTCATGTTGTCAAGCATGATCACGTCGACACCCTTGTTCAAGAGTGCGCGCAATTGGTCAAAATTTTCGACTTCCATTTCGACCATCAAGTTCTGCTTGTTGTTCTTCTTCACCACTTCAAGAGCTTCGAGAACGCCACCAGCTGCAGCAATGTGGTTGTCCTTCACGAGCACCATGTCAAAGAGACCCATGCGGTGGTTGGAACCGCCACCCACGCGAACGGCGTACTTCTGCAAAGTGCGGAAACCGGGAACCGTCTTGCGGGTATCGAGAACCTTGGTCTTGCCAGCCTTCAAAGCTTCCTGGAAAGTATGGGCAACCGTTGCCACACCGGAAAGCTGCTGGATAAAATTCAAAAGCGTACGTTCACCCGTCAAGAGTTCGTGAGTCGTGCCATCCATTTCGGCAATCAGGTCACCCTTCTTCACGACATCGCCGTCTTTCTTGTGGAGCGTCACCTTCACGTTTGCCTTGAGTTCCTGGAACACAAGTTCAATCACCGGAAGGCCTGCGAGCACGCCGTCTTCCTTGGCAATCAGGCGAGCATGTTGCTTCTGGTCGGCAGGAATCGTCCATTCGCTCGTTACGTCGCCCGTGCGAACGTCTTCGGCAAGCGCGAGACGAATCATGGTCAAAGCATCTTCGGTCGGAAAAATCGGAGTCGAATTGTCGCCGTACATTACTGCGCTCCCTTACCAGTTAAAACAACATAAACAGTGCGCATCAGAATCTGGAAATCAAGCAACAAGCTCATGTTTTCGAAATAGTACATGTCGTACTGCAACTTGATTTTCACGTCTTCGGTGCTAGTATCGTAATGGTGGCACACCTGAGCCCAACCGGTCAGACCCGGCTTCATTTTCAGGCGGCTAATATAGAACGGTATTTCTTCACGAAGCTTGGCAATGAACACGGCACGTTCCGGGCGCGGGCCCACCATGCTCATGTCGCCTTTAAGCACACACAAAATCTGCGGAAGTTCATCGATACGGGTCTTGCGCAAGAACTTGCCCACCTTGGTAATGCGGGGGTCGTCCTTGGTGGCCCACTGGGCACCAAACTTTTCGGCATCGGTACGCATGGTGCGGAACTTAAAGACCGTAAACGGCTTGCCATACAGGCCAATGCGTTCCTGGGAATAAAACACCGGGCCATGGTCTTCAAGCTTGATTGCAATAGCGGCGAGCACGCATATCGGGAACGAAATAATTCCGAGGAAGGCGCCAAACAGAATATCAATTACACGTTTCACGCGCACCTGCCACAGGGGCATGGTAAACGCGAACAGTTCCTGCAATTCAAAGCCGTAAACCAAGTTTGCCTTGAACTGGCCGTTAATCACGCCGTAAAGTTCGGGCACCAGGTAAATGTGAACCGGCTGGTCGCAAACCCACACGAGCACGCGCATAATTTCTTGCGGCGAAGAACTTTCGTGCGCAATAATAATGCCCGTTACCTTGTACTTCTTAATGAGCGAAGCAAGGTCTGCATACTTGCCAAGCACCGGAACATTTGCAAACTCATGTTCCATCACCTGGAAGCGTTCATCGACAAAGCCCACCACTCGCTGACCGCGTTCTGGAGTCTTTGCCAAAGCTTCGGCAATCTTTTTACCGGCTTCGGTTGCACCCAGCACCAGAATGTTATTCGCGCCAAAGCCAAGGCTCAAAAGCCTGCGCAGGCAGCGGTAAATGACCATTCTAAAGAGAATCACCAGGAACAGCGCAAAGCCGCCATAAATAAAGATCCACGGGAATCGAGAACCGTAAAGGTAGCCTTGGTTGAGCGGTTCATTCACCATGACCTTACCGATAAATTCTGCGCCGAACAACACCGCGATTACAAGCACAATGCCAATGAGCACGGCACGTAACACGCGCAGAATCTGGTGCGTACGCGACATTAACAGCCACGAACGGTAAAGACCAGCGCACGTGAACAGCACAAGCCAGCCCACATTGAGTATGAGACCCATGTGCCAATATTCGGCAAAAGTCTTGCTCGGGTCGAACTTGTCGGCAATCCAGCCACTGTGGAACTGCACCCAGAAGGCGAGTACAAAACAAATAGACAACGCCACGAAATCCGACAGGATTACGAGAATGCGTTCCAATGTAGCGGCGCGAATCATAACAGCCCTAAATTACCAAATTACAGTTCTTGAGGTTTCCCGAACTAGGCGAGGAAACGAATCACCTGGCTCTTTTCGACAATTTCGGGCAGGGCGTCAATGGCGTCCACAGCCTTCGAGGTCTTGCAATCCTGGGTCTTTTCGGTGATTACCACAATAGAAACCTTACCCGGATCCTTCACGTTCTTCTGGATAATGGTTTCGATGGAAATCTTGTTTTCGGCCAGAATGCTGGTAATCTTGGCGAGCACACCGCAAGCGTCACGAGAGGTGAAGCGCAAGTAGTAGCGGGCAGAGGTTTCCGAAATCGGAACGAGCGTTGCAGAGTTGTCGACGTTGAACCAGCCCATCGGGAGAGCCTTGCGCTTACCCTGATCCACAGAGCGGGCCAAGGAAACGAGGTCGGCTACGACAGCAGAAGCAGTCGGCAAGCGGCCTGCACCGGCGCCAGTCTGAACCGTTTCGCCCAGGTTGTCGCACTTCAGGTACACGGCATTGATTACGCCGTTCACGTTAGAGAGCAAGTTTTCGTTAGAAACGAAGCACGGATGGACACGGGCGTCCACACGGTCACCGTCACGGTGATAAATGCCGAGGAGCTTCACGCAGCAGCCAAGTTCCTTGGCAAATGCGATATCCTGGGCGGTAATCTTGGAAATACCCGTCACGTGAATCTTTTCGAAGTCCACGCGGTGACCGCTGCAGAGGCTAGCAAGCAAGGCAGTCTTGTGAGCGGAGTCGATACCTTCGATGTCGAAGGTCGGGTCAGCTTCGGCAAAGCCGAGCTTCTGGGCATCCTTCAGGACCACGTCGAAGTCCAGGCCTTCGTCGGCCATGCGGCTGAGGATGTAGTTACAAGTACCGTTGATGATGCAGCTCAGGTGTTCCACCGTAGAGCCGAGCAAGCCTTCCTGAAGGCTACGGATGATAGGAATGCCACCGCCAACGGCAGCTTCGAACAGCACATGCAGGCCGTTCTTGGCTGCAAGCGGGAAAATTTCGTGACCGTACTTGGCGAGGAGAGCCTTGTTGGCAGTCACCACATGCTTGCCGCTTTCGAGGGCAGCGAGGATCCACTTGCGCGGCATGTTGTAGCCACCGGCAAGTTCAACGAGCACGTCGATATCGTTACCGGCGATCATTTCGTCGGCGTTGGTCGAAACCTTGTAGCCCTTTGCCTTGTACGGGGCAACTTCTTCTTCGGACTTGGCGCAAATGCAAGCCAGTTCGAGTTCAACACCGAGCTTTTCCTTGTATTCAGCAATCTTCTGTTCCAGAATCTGAATAACACCGCCACCGACGGTTCCAGTACCAATAAGTCCAATACGCAGCATAGGGCGTCTCCATTTTAAATTTTTACGCGCACAAATATAGAATTTTGCGCTAGTTTCCCACAGTCACCTTGCGGGTTCCGTAACCGATTCGAAGCACATAATGGCCCGAAACAGGTACCGCGATGCTGAAATTCGCGCTATTTGCGGTTCCACGGAGCACCACATTGCCCTGCATGTCGAACAGAGCATACCTGTCACCCGCACGGGCTCCCGCCACCTGCAAGGTGCGATTTACAACGCTCACACTAAACTGCGGCACAGGGATCTGTTCAAACGAGTCCTTCTTTCCGCTGCTAGAAGACTTATCCGATTTCGTACTCGAACTAGACGATTTTGCAGAACTTGAGCTCGACTTTGCAGAAGAGCTGCTCTTTGCGCTGCTGCTCGAAACGCTCGACGACGACTTCACGGAACTGCTGCTCGATTTCGGCGGCTCCGCAGAAGAACTAGACGCAACGCTCGATGACGATTCACTAGAACTAGATGCAACTGAACTGCTCGAAGGAGCCTCTTCAAAGATTGCTACGAGATTGACATCTTCCGTTGCGCTAAAGGAACAATAGGACTTCGTTCCGCACAGGTTATCCCATTCCACAAAACGGTAACCATCATAAGGTATAGCCTGTACATAAACCGTTGTCCCATAATCATAGGTTCCATAAGCAGTGGGGTTAGACAGATTGGACCACGTGTTTCCAACCTTAACACGACCCGCATCAGGATCTTCCGCAGTAGCCCGAACAGTTACAGTGATTATACTCCACTTTGCATAGAAATTAAGGTAGCCGAAATCAGTCGCAGCAATTTCGGTAACAAGTTCGTCACTCAAGAATTTTGGTGATATGTACCAGCCTTCAAACGTATAGCCTTCACGTTTCTGTTCCGGCAAAGTAAGCGTCTCTCCGGGCGTGTAGAAAAGATAAGCACACGAACCCGTGGTATCCGTATGGAGAGCCGCGATATACCGTTCATCCTTTTGGGTAAACACAGGATAGTCATCGCCCTGTTTCCAGACTTTGCCATCGACACCCCCCGCAATCGCATTACCCAGAGAGTCCTTCTGCACATAGTCATGCAAAGTTGTCGCGAGCGAACCATCTTTAAAACCACTTGCCGCAACCGACTGGGCGCCGTCAACATCGACCCCTTCCGCAGCCTTATAGAAAACGTTTTCTATGGCCCACACGTCAGCAGGCCGAGAAATCGTATATCCATCCGAGAAAGATCCCATATTGTAATTGTTCAGTATATATGACTGCAATGGTTTATATTCTATTCTATCTTTCTTAGATGCTATGAAAAAGCTAGCGTTGCTTCCAATTAAGCCACCAAGCAAACCTCTCCCCTCTCCGTTCATATCAAAGACGCTGTAATTATTCACTATAAGAGCGTTCCCGAGAAGATGTCCAACAAGAGATCCTGCATTAATAAAAATATAATCGTCAGTCGATTCGTTTTCCAGATAAGCGGCCCCCTTACTATAATTCTGTACGAGAGTCAATTCTCCATAACTGCTCCCCACAAGGCCTCCCATATACGCATCTTCTTTCGCGATCATCTTGCCTTCAAAACTGCTATTCTTAACAACGAGATTGGTTTCGGAATGTCCGACAAGTCCGCCTATGCCTCCAATTCTAGCCAAGCTACACCTGTATCCATAACAAATACTCTTTCTGACATCAATATTGCCCTTGAAATGGCAGTTATCCACAATCAGCGGATTATACAAAGACGCAACGATGCCGCTGCCCACAGAATAGGAATCGACAATCGTCAGATTGCGAATAACGGAGGGTGTTCCATCGGCCTTTGACAAAATATTGTCTATCATTCCAAAAGAGTCAAACATGTATAGACCCGAAATACTATGTCCCTGGCCATCGAACGTTCCCCAGAAATTAGATATCTGCAACCAAGGCAAGAACTTATTCGCTCTTGACTTATCAAGAGTTCCATCCGACTTCAAGACATTTTCATTTACCACGATATCTTTCGTAAGTTTGGCGCATAGGTTAGCATACGGCCCCACTCGATCGAGGCTGTCCATTCCGTTTACCATTTGAGCAAAGCCATAGAGTTCTGCCACATTCGAAATCTCATAGCAATTGTCTGCGGCATCCAATGTAGGCGTTTTCAGTTTGACCCACTTTGCATAGAAATCCTTATCGCCAGCATCCGTATCGCTCATAGAGTCAATCCGGTTCCCCGTCAATTCGGCGTTATCGTACCATCCTTCAAGGAAATATCCCTCTTTAAAGGCATTATTTGCAGTTGGTAGATTACCTTTAAAGCCTTCCACATATTTACAAGAAGTAGTTTCCTTGTTACGCCAAAACTCACAATCATTACTTAATACAGAACCATAATTGGTATACCAATCCTGACGAACACGCCCGCCATCAAGATGGAACGTTATTTCATAGAAATTTTCCAATTTCGCCCAATACTCAAGATTGCCCGATGTACTAGCATCAATAAATTTATCAGGCTCCCCACTGAATTCCTTGTCCTTGAACCAACCTTGGAAAATCGTCTTTTCCTTAGCAACCGTATCGGGCAAATCATAGGTAAATCCAGAGACGTAGCTATCAAAATAAGTAGCCTCATCACCAGCAAAGGTGTGGAACGTTACGCTATAGCGATCCACCACAGAATTCCTGATGGCGCCCGAGAAATTCGGGTAATCATCAGTATCCACGTTCTGTCCCCAAACAGGATCCGCTTCGTGCAAAACATACGCCACAACGCCACTTTTGAACTGTTTCTCGGTCGCATGCTTAACACCATCTGAGTCCATTGACTCTTTATTATCCAACTGATAAGAATTCTTGACGATAACAGTATCCGAACTACTGCCAAACAGTTGCCCTTCCCCCACATTATAGCTATTCTCTATAGTCAGTATAACATGTCTATCGGCATAGCGCACCAAGTAAGAACGTTCACCATTTTTTTCAAAGTAAGCCACAGACTGGTTAAAGCAATTGACTATCTGAGCATAGGAATCCGCTCCATCTTCTAAATCGGAATCAACCACGCGAACTGCAAAAATTCCCATGGCAACATCCGAATTTTTTGCATAGAACATTGATTTTACAAGTCCCAAATTCCTGATGACCGTCGGGGTTTCGGGGTTGGCAACCAGCACGCGAATAAAGCCCACATCCTGAGGATCGGTTTCTTGAGCCACGTTCCGAACAAGCCCCGAAATGGTGTGCCCGTTCCCGTCGAACGTTCCCGCAAAGGTGTCTAACGGGTTCCACTGGACTACAGCTTCAACATCATCAAAATCTATATCGTAAACGTCTTCTATATCGTTGACAACGATATCCTTTGTAAGTTTGCCACAAGCGGACTTGTTCTTGACATTGCCATCAGTTCCGTTCACGATTGCAGCAAAGCCATAAAGCTCTCGCGCATCCGAAATTTCGTAACACCCCCCTGATAAAGTCGGGGTTTTGGGAAAGATAGTTGCCGCACTTGCAGACAGGGCTGCAAACAGGACCCCAACAGTTGCCGAAAGGACGTGTTTCATAATAATTCCTTCTTATACGATTAACAATAGAAAGATACAATAATTGAAAGTTCAACTTTGCCTAAGCAGTTACAAGTAACTATATTTAGCGACATGGAACAGGAATCCGTTAACCCGGCAATTGGCTCAATTCTCGACGAGCAAAAGCTAAAGAACATTGTCTATCCGGCAAAGCTCTTTAGAACGCGTTTGAACGAAGAATTTATGCGTGCAAACCGCACCCGCAAGCCGTTCCTGTATATCAAGATGTATTCGCACCAGTACGACTTCTTTGGTTGGGGCAGCCCGAACAAGACGGTCGAAAACACCTGGCGAATCAGCATTTTGACGATGTTTTCGCACTTGCGCTTTATCGATGTCTTGGGCTACCTTTCCGATGGTAGCGGTCTCGGCATTATCCTGCTGAATTCCGACCTCTCGGTGCTGGAATCGATTCGCAAAGAGATTTTGCACAAGCTGAACGATGCAGGCCTTATCCAGACGCTCCGCATCAACCCGAAGAAGCCGATCTTCGAGGCCTATATTTACACGGGGCTCCAAGAAAAAGAGAACCTGGAACTCGAAGACAAAATCAAGGACTTCAACAGCGCAAACGGCCGATTCTTCTCGCTGACGCGTTTGAACTTGGACCACATCTGGGAACACCCGCACACCATTCGCTACCGCCACATGGTCAAGCGCATTGTCGACGTGACCTGCACCAGCATTGCGATTGTGCTCTGCTCTCCCCTGCTTCTGTTCTGCGCTGCTGCAGTCAAGCTCAGCGACCCCAAGGGTCCTGTCATCTTCAAGCAGACCCGCGTAGGCAAGAACGGCAAGCTGTTCACTATGTACAAGTTCCGCAGCATGTACGTGGACGCCGAAGAACGCAAAAAAGAACTCCTGGCCCAGAACGAAACGGGCGGCAAGACTTTCAAGATGAAGAACGACCCGCGTATCTATCCGTTCGGTCACGTGCTCCGCAAGTTCAGCCTCGACGAACTGCCGCAGTTCTTCAACATCATCAAGGGCGACATGTCCATCGTAGGCCCACGTCCGCCGATTCCGTCCGAAGTGGCGGAATACGAGCCCTGGCACCGCATGCGCCTTTCCGTAACGCCAGGTCTCACCTGCATTTGGCAGGTCAGCGGCCGCAGCAACATCAGTTTCGAAGGCCAGATGCGCCTCGACAACGACTACATCAAGCGCAACGGCAAGCTGAGCGACGACGTCTCGCTCATCCTCAAGACCTTCAAGGTCGTGTTCAAGGGCGAAGGCGCGTATTGATGTGGAATGAATAATTAGAGATGTGAAATGAAAAAACCCGCTCATCGCGGGGTTTTAAATTTTTTCAAGCTTTTCGAAAACTATCGGTTGTTCAGGTAATCCAGAACTTTCTGGGTCAGGTCGTTTTCTTTTTTCCAGAACACCACTGCGCCCGTTGCACGGTCGACCACCATGTCGTAACCTTCTTGCAGAGCAATTTCGTTAATGGCCTTACGAATCAACTGAATGATTGGGCCGCTCACCTTTTCGTTTTCAGAAATCAGTTCACCTTTGCGGCCGTACACGCGGTCGATAAAGTTCTTGAGTTCCATGTCCTTCTTGTTGTATTCGGCTTCGAGCTCGCGCTTCTTTTCGTCGCTGAGCATCAGCACCTGCTTATCGAGCTTTTCCTTGATGGCAGCAAGTTCCTTTTGCAGC from uncultured Fibrobacter sp. carries:
- a CDS encoding OmpH family outer membrane protein codes for the protein MLKRLLIVLVLAFATVSFAEDGLRIAHVDSKLIFDGYKGTKRAQEEYDRQVAKWEQQGNLLQKELAAIKEKLDKQVLMLSDEKKRELEAEYNKKDMELKNFIDRVYGRKGELISENEKVSGPIIQLIRKAINEIALQEGYDMVVDRATGAVVFWKKENDLTQKVLDYLNNR
- a CDS encoding NADP-dependent malic enzyme, translating into MSKDLKEKALEYHAMGKPGKIEIVPTKPHSTQTDLGLAYTPGVAAPCLEIEKDNNLAYEYTGKGNLVAVISNGTAVLGLGDIGALAGKPVMEGKALLFKIYAGIDVFDIEINEKDPKKFIEIVKGIAPTFGGINLEDIKAPECFEIEDTLKAELDIPVMHDDQHGTAIISSAGLLNAIEVAGKSIRNVKMVVNGAGAAACACTRLYLSLGLKKENLVMCDSKGVIRKDRKGLTEAKAFFATDRTDIETLEDAMKGADVFVGLSKANVLTREMVRSMADQPIVFALANPNPEISYEEAMASRGDLIFATGRSDYPNQVNNVIGFPYIFRGALDVRATCINEHMKHAAVRAIAALAHKPVPDVVNIAYNSQRFTFGKEYLIPKPLDPRLLTDVSIAVAKAAIESGVARKPITDWDAYYDRLRDMMGYDNKLIRQFSDTARSNPKRVVFAESNLNMLKAAVQAKTEGVAHPILLGNPERIQIIAQREQLDLTGIKIVNPRSPEEFERRRKYAEIYAEENGRNGVTLDEARDDMFEPNHFGMMMVKVGDADALISGGYSKYSETIELAKEIIGIREEYKHFGAMHILSTRKGTFFLADTLVNRDPDAETLVDIVKLTHDAVRFFAHEPVMAMLSYANFGSDKGAPRGTSNTAREAVRLIHEQYPDYVIDGEMQVNVALDKDLRDTKYPFNKIKGQTVNTLIFPCLSSANTTCKMLLEMGVGESIGPVQMGLNKPVHFTDTDASVHDIFNLTVAAVIDAIVQEKKDEEKSRKKFDKMW
- a CDS encoding sugar transferase, which codes for MEQESVNPAIGSILDEQKLKNIVYPAKLFRTRLNEEFMRANRTRKPFLYIKMYSHQYDFFGWGSPNKTVENTWRISILTMFSHLRFIDVLGYLSDGSGLGIILLNSDLSVLESIRKEILHKLNDAGLIQTLRINPKKPIFEAYIYTGLQEKENLELEDKIKDFNSANGRFFSLTRLNLDHIWEHPHTIRYRHMVKRIVDVTCTSIAIVLCSPLLLFCAAAVKLSDPKGPVIFKQTRVGKNGKLFTMYKFRSMYVDAEERKKELLAQNETGGKTFKMKNDPRIYPFGHVLRKFSLDELPQFFNIIKGDMSIVGPRPPIPSEVAEYEPWHRMRLSVTPGLTCIWQVSGRSNISFEGQMRLDNDYIKRNGKLSDDVSLILKTFKVVFKGEGAY
- a CDS encoding homoserine dehydrogenase, translated to MLRIGLIGTGTVGGGVIQILEQKIAEYKEKLGVELELACICAKSEEEVAPYKAKGYKVSTNADEMIAGNDIDVLVELAGGYNMPRKWILAALESGKHVVTANKALLAKYGHEIFPLAAKNGLHVLFEAAVGGGIPIIRSLQEGLLGSTVEHLSCIINGTCNYILSRMADEGLDFDVVLKDAQKLGFAEADPTFDIEGIDSAHKTALLASLCSGHRVDFEKIHVTGISKITAQDIAFAKELGCCVKLLGIYHRDGDRVDARVHPCFVSNENLLSNVNGVINAVYLKCDNLGETVQTGAGAGRLPTASAVVADLVSLARSVDQGKRKALPMGWFNVDNSATLVPISETSARYYLRFTSRDACGVLAKITSILAENKISIETIIQKNVKDPGKVSIVVITEKTQDCKTSKAVDAIDALPEIVEKSQVIRFLA
- the nadC gene encoding carboxylating nicotinate-nucleotide diphosphorylase, whose protein sequence is MYGDNSTPIFPTEDALTMIRLALAEDVRTGDVTSEWTIPADQKQHARLIAKEDGVLAGLPVIELVFQELKANVKVTLHKKDGDVVKKGDLIAEMDGTTHELLTGERTLLNFIQQLSGVATVAHTFQEALKAGKTKVLDTRKTVPGFRTLQKYAVRVGGGSNHRMGLFDMVLVKDNHIAAAGGVLEALEVVKKNNKQNLMVEMEVENFDQLRALLNKGVDVIMLDNMSNEMMAEALKIIKESGDKCLVEGSGNMTLERAKEIATLGLDYISVGALTHSVKALDISMRI
- a CDS encoding InlB B-repeat-containing protein; this encodes MKHVLSATVGVLFAALSASAATIFPKTPTLSGGCYEISDARELYGFAAIVNGTDGNVKNKSACGKLTKDIVVNDIEDVYDIDFDDVEAVVQWNPLDTFAGTFDGNGHTISGLVRNVAQETDPQDVGFIRVLVANPETPTVIRNLGLVKSMFYAKNSDVAMGIFAVRVVDSDLEDGADSYAQIVNCFNQSVAYFEKNGERSYLVRYADRHVILTIENSYNVGEGQLFGSSSDTVIVKNSYQLDNKESMDSDGVKHATEKQFKSGVVAYVLHEADPVWGQNVDTDDYPNFSGAIRNSVVDRYSVTFHTFAGDEATYFDSYVSGFTYDLPDTVAKEKTIFQGWFKDKEFSGEPDKFIDASTSGNLEYWAKLENFYEITFHLDGGRVRQDWYTNYGSVLSNDCEFWRNKETTSCKYVEGFKGNLPTANNAFKEGYFLEGWYDNAELTGNRIDSMSDTDAGDKDFYAKWVKLKTPTLDAADNCYEISNVAELYGFAQMVNGMDSLDRVGPYANLCAKLTKDIVVNENVLKSDGTLDKSRANKFLPWLQISNFWGTFDGQGHSISGLYMFDSFGMIDNILSKADGTPSVIRNLTIVDSYSVGSGIVASLYNPLIVDNCHFKGNIDVRKSICYGYRCSLARIGGIGGLVGHSETNLVVKNSSFEGKMIAKEDAYMGGLVGSSYGELTLVQNYSKGAAYLENESTDDYIFINAGSLVGHLLGNALIVNNYSVFDMNGEGRGLLGGLIGSNASFFIASKKDRIEYKPLQSYILNNYNMGSFSDGYTISRPADVWAIENVFYKAAEGVDVDGAQSVAASGFKDGSLATTLHDYVQKDSLGNAIAGGVDGKVWKQGDDYPVFTQKDERYIAALHTDTTGSCAYLFYTPGETLTLPEQKREGYTFEGWYISPKFLSDELVTEIAATDFGYLNFYAKWSIITVTVRATAEDPDAGRVKVGNTWSNLSNPTAYGTYDYGTTVYVQAIPYDGYRFVEWDNLCGTKSYCSFSATEDVNLVAIFEEAPSSSSVASSSSESSSSVASSSSAEPPKSSSSSVKSSSSVSSSSAKSSSSAKSSSSSAKSSSSSTKSDKSSSSGKKDSFEQIPVPQFSVSVVNRTLQVAGARAGDRYALFDMQGNVVLRGTANSANFSIAVPVSGHYVLRIGYGTRKVTVGN
- a CDS encoding sugar transferase; the encoded protein is MIRAATLERILVILSDFVALSICFVLAFWVQFHSGWIADKFDPSKTFAEYWHMGLILNVGWLVLFTCAGLYRSWLLMSRTHQILRVLRAVLIGIVLVIAVLFGAEFIGKVMVNEPLNQGYLYGSRFPWIFIYGGFALFLVILFRMVIYRCLRRLLSLGFGANNILVLGATEAGKKIAEALAKTPERGQRVVGFVDERFQVMEHEFANVPVLGKYADLASLIKKYKVTGIIIAHESSSPQEIMRVLVWVCDQPVHIYLVPELYGVINGQFKANLVYGFELQELFAFTMPLWQVRVKRVIDILFGAFLGIISFPICVLAAIAIKLEDHGPVFYSQERIGLYGKPFTVFKFRTMRTDAEKFGAQWATKDDPRITKVGKFLRKTRIDELPQILCVLKGDMSMVGPRPERAVFIAKLREEIPFYISRLKMKPGLTGWAQVCHHYDTSTEDVKIKLQYDMYYFENMSLLLDFQILMRTVYVVLTGKGAQ